AAACCTAAGAATTTCAAGGCCTCATTTTTATTGACTTTATGTAGTTATGCAAGGTAAAAAAAATAAAAAAGTGGAGGTTGTATGCATATAACAGTCATAGGGGTAGGTTATGTTGGTCTTGTGACAGGAGCGTGCTTTGCTGAGACAGGTAATGATGTCATATGTATGGATATTGATAAGGAAAAAATAAAGAGATTAAAGAAAGGCATAATCCCTATATATGAACCTCATCTTGAGGAGCTTGTGAAAAATAATCTTAAGGAAGGTAGATTAAGGTTCACAACAGATATAAAAGAAGCAGTCGAACATGGTTTAATCATATTTATATGTGTAAATACCCCACAGGATGAAGACGGTTCTGCTGACCTCAAATATGTCCAGGATGTTGCACAAAATATAGGTAAATGTTTAGAGAAATACAGAATAATTGTAGTCAAATCTACTGTCCCGGTGGGAACATGTGAGATGGTTAAAGAAACCATATCAAAAGAATTAAAAAAAAGAAAGGTGGATGTCCCTTTTGACATTGCATCAAATCCTGAATTTCTAAAGGAAGGTATGGCTGTTGATGATTGCATGAAACCTGAAAGGGTCGTAATAGGCGTAGAACACGGAAGAGTAGAGGAGATCCTAAGGGAATTGTATAATCCTTATGTGAGAACAGGTGCACCATTTCTCGTAATGGATATACGTTCCAGCGAAATGACAAAATATACGGCAAATGCCATGCTTGCCACAAGGATATCCTTTATGAACCAGATAGCAAACATATGTGAAAGGGTTGGCGCAGATGTGATGATGGTTATGAGGGGTATTGGTAGTGATTCGAGGATAGGGCCTAAATTTCTATTTCCAGGTGTTGGTTTTGGAGGATCATGCTTTCCCAAGGACGTAAGGGCACTGATAAAGACATCACAGGATCAAGGTTATACACCCACAATATTGGAAGATGTAATGAAGGTAAACGAGGACCAGAAGGTTGCCTTCACCGAAAAGATACTGAACTTTTACAAAAATGATATAAAAGGTAAAAAATTTGCCATCTGGGGACTTGCCTTTAAACCAAATACAGATGACATGAGGGAGGCGCCATCTATATACATAGTAGAAACCCTTACAAAAAAAGGCGGTTTTTGCAGCCTCTTTGACCCTAAAGCCATTGAGGTGGCCCAAGGCATATTCAAAGGGAATAAAAATGTCTCCTTTGGGGCAAATCAATATGATGTCCTGAAAAACGCCGATTGTCTTGTTCTTGT
This is a stretch of genomic DNA from Syntrophorhabdaceae bacterium. It encodes these proteins:
- a CDS encoding UDP-glucose/GDP-mannose dehydrogenase family protein; the protein is MHITVIGVGYVGLVTGACFAETGNDVICMDIDKEKIKRLKKGIIPIYEPHLEELVKNNLKEGRLRFTTDIKEAVEHGLIIFICVNTPQDEDGSADLKYVQDVAQNIGKCLEKYRIIVVKSTVPVGTCEMVKETISKELKKRKVDVPFDIASNPEFLKEGMAVDDCMKPERVVIGVEHGRVEEILRELYNPYVRTGAPFLVMDIRSSEMTKYTANAMLATRISFMNQIANICERVGADVMMVMRGIGSDSRIGPKFLFPGVGFGGSCFPKDVRALIKTSQDQGYTPTILEDVMKVNEDQKVAFTEKILNFYKNDIKGKKFAIWGLAFKPNTDDMREAPSIYIVETLTKKGGFCSLFDPKAIEVAQGIFKGNKNVSFGANQYDVLKNADCLVLVTEWLSFREPDFERMKTLMKSPVIFDGRNQYNPRKIAELGFKYTCIGRKNV